A region of the Primulina eburnea isolate SZY01 chromosome 7, ASM2296580v1, whole genome shotgun sequence genome:
AGTTAAAGGAGATGAATAGAAAGAAGCAGCAACCAAGTCTAGGGAGCAGCCACCCACGTTATTCTAGAACCATGACTATGAGACCACCTTAAATAACTAAACAACAGCATGAATAGATGATTTTATTAAAGAAATTATCAAATAAGACAACCGCCATTCAATGAATTATTAATACTGTTTAAACGAAGATATACCTTTACAGCAGCCTCACTGCCAAGTTCCTTCAGATCTTCAAATTTCATAACCTAAAATAGATCACAAGACCGATGACGTATCAGCAGATCACATGACAGCACAATTGATGTCATGGATTTCTCTAGATAAATATTACCAATATCAAGGATCACACAATAATATTCATTATCTTCGAACAAAAGAATATTCCATCGACTTTGTGTTCCTATTAGATAAAACAAGTGCTAACACACACTATCATGCAATCAACTCTTGAGAAAAAAACGGACACAATAAGCAACGTCAATCGTGATATTTCAATCTTTATGGCCATGCAGGAGagaatatcacatcaaaataaCAGAATTCAAAGGAAAAGCTTAGAACTAAGTTGGCACAAAGTACAACGGATACTCCCCAAAAAGCAATTATCAAGTTTAAATCAAGCTTACAGGAACAAAACAGATGGTAGGTAAAGATCAGTTCAAATTAATTGGAAATATCAAGTTTAAAATCACATCTCATGGCAACAAAACAGATGGCACGTAAATATAAATTCAGGCACCAAATTCAATATTTTCGGAACACGATGAATGGTATGCGAAATTTCATTGAGGCACCCATTAGCGCATATAATGTAAGTATATAAAAGAGAAGTCGGAACAACAGAATGCTCAAGGTGGAAAAGAACGGAAAATAAACAAGTGAAATGGGAACCAGAAATAGAATtagattatttattaaaaaacagtaaaataaactAAGAATAGTGATACTTCATGTAAAGGTCTTAGAGAATATGAATGTGTAGCAATAAGTAAGGGTAAAAGCATGTAAGTACCTCAGCACAGATGAAGCCTTTTTCAAAATCAGTATGAATAGTTCCTGCAGCTTGTGGGGCTTTTGTCTGTCGACGAACTTGCCAGCACTTTACCTGCATGAGAGAAAATTCAATCTTGTTATGTCCAGAAAGAAAAATGACAGCCAACGCTAGCATTTTATTGTGATTTGAAAGGTAAAGATTGAACAGAGAATTTGAGACCTTGCCTGAATTTTCAAAAAGGTTATGTACAGGTTTCATGAAATAGTAAGAAATTAGGTGATTAAAGAAATAACAGTGGCACGATGGCACACTTCTTTTAGTAATAAGGAATCATTGCTTCAAGGGGGCTATGTTACATTACTCTTCTAAGCAAGTGTTTTTAATTTCACAAAACCTGTAGTGTCTCAATTACATTAAAAAGATAAGAGTATCTGTAATGACTCGAATCCTTATTTTTAATGAATTATTAATTAAGATATGATTAAAGGGTTGCTAATTAAgcattattaaaaaattgataattcgggatcAACCTGTTGGGGTCCACCAAATTTAAAGTAAACAACTCAATCTACTTCAAATTACATTATTccgaaaatccaactagacaaatGAGATTATGACACATGGCAGATAAATAGGTTCGAATTTTCTGAACTagtccggatgcagcctataaatgaaGCTGATTTCTTTCATTTTCTACACCGCTTCCTTCGGAGAGAATTCTAGTCATATGCCTTAAGTTTTCTAGcaagtttctagggcactttggtgtcagGAAGTTTCGAAGCTAGTCTCGGCTCGAGTAGAGGTCcgtgaactgagatcgagacatcatcagcgggctgacgacagACGCAGGTGTAATCCCAATACCTTAAATAGTGATTTAATGATCATTAGGAAGAACTTTGAAGCATGTTTGGTAATTCAGGATCtggattgatattgatttcattatgttggtattgtctaggttcagagctttctgtcagattgttttagtatGGTACATGATgtaagcgtagtatacacacttatatgctgcatatttatctgttgcatgatacatgttttactgtttTGGCATATTATGTATGGCATAtaatgttgagcctgatatcttttgagatatacctcgtttgttggggccgctaaGCTCTATTTTGTATTGTGGATGATGGGAAATCGAGAGCTAAAGTGTCTGATGGGACCCTCGGGCtttgatgacctggacattgtagGTTCAtatcttgatgatgagtgtgggaaccaaaacatgcctaggacaGATCAGAGACTATACACTCAGGCGTCTCTAGACCGAACATGATATTCTTGGCTTGACCCTTGATATCcaagcatattgcatttcgcatacatcatatcagtttgtacacTCGTACATTCTCGAATTGAGCAATTGTCgttcacgtccttgttttcatcttagGCACCCCATTACACGGGGCAGGTGTTAGGATCGGACGGCaatggctagagcagttgggtttttgGTGGTGATCAAGTGGAGGTTTTGTTTGTTTATCGCATTCATGTGCAGTATTAtattttcgatatggttgtattaataTTTAAGACTGTGGTTATTGTTCTGTTTTCGTTTAGattgtaagatgattaaattatttggtttccgctgttatattgttgttattgagttttaattttgcatgcttattagtctgtttagtagtggctcgggtacgGACGCTACATTTAGTGATATCAGAGCATGCAAcgatttttgggacattagtaattCCGTTTCGAGGAATTAGAGGTTGATTTTCGcttccgctgtttaattgttgttattaagttttaatttttcatgtatattagtctgtttagtagtgacTCGGATAAGAGCGCTACAGTATCAAACAAGTCATTGAATATTTGATGAAGCCGACAAAGTATATTCAGGGAGAAAAAAAATTGCTAGATAGCATGTTCTTCAAGGTTCCATAAGTTGTGACCATGCCAGAAACCTTTTCTCAGGCATATGTGGCTTTTCCCCACACACTAATAGCAGTGATCCAGTCAGTTTCCTCAGATTCGGAACAGTGCAGCTATACATTAGAATATAATCAGATCAAAAGGGGATTCAACCGGAATTATGGCACATGCTTATGCCGCGATTGTGTTAGTGTAACTGGTAAAATTCATGATTATGATGACACATGTAAGTACAAATAAAAAGGGCAGTCTGTCCAAAAGATTTTCTGCTTTTTTAGATTGGACTTCTAATTTCTCAAACTAAGTGGCACTGTTCAATATTTTCCAACACCAAATAACGAGTGAATGGCAAGCAAACAAGCCATATCAGCTGACAGGTGTTTTCAATTTATTATTCTATCCATTCACATAacattttccttcaaaatgaAGCACTAAAACATAAATGGAATACAATATATCGCTAACAAGCAAATAAAGTTGATGCAACGAAAAAATTTGTGAAATACCTCATCTGGTCCTGCTGTGAAAAAGTAAATGAGATTAATGGCTGAAAATCCGGTCTTTATGATCTTCGTAAGGGCGCTATATGTAGCATAAAAATTTCATGTCAACTTTACTGAGTCTTACTTTTCACTATATATGCTTATGAAATCATCTAATAATCATTTCCTTCGATGAAGACTGTAAAAAATCCCACATTGAGATAGTAAAATGATCTTGAACGAACCTTTGTACCTTGTTCTCTTCACAATACTTTGCAGCTTCATCTGGGGACATATCAACAAGATTCTTCTCTAAGGCACAGCTGACAGGGAGTATGGTTTCACCACCATGCTCCTGCACCCTACAAAACACGAAGGGGTGATTCTTAAAAGACACTAGGAAAAATAACAAAAGCTAAGAAAAAaatcttaataaattaaaacctGTGGAGATAATAATTAAAAGCTGTGATGATAAAATAAagctaaacaaaaaaaaaatctatgtTCATTAAAATCTGGAGACAATAAGGGTAACAGACATACTAATGAGCAAGTAAATGCCCAGAAATTATAGTCACCTTTATCGCCCTTCAGAAGGTGAAGgccatttattaaattaaaaacatgcaaatcattaattaaattatgaatttatcaGACAAAGTAATCTGCGTTAGTTCATTTCAACATTTGCAGCCACATTTACGGAAATGCCAACTCTAGAATCACAATATACAGAAATGCCAATTCTAGAATCACAATATACAAAATCAGAAAGGCTAGGTTTCAGTTTTGGAAGTAACTTTCCTACTCTAGGAACAAATTTTCATGCGACGCACATTGGAAGCATAGAAAATTATTGATATCATACCAAGCGTGGATCTTTGGTAGAAATTTGTTCTTTTTTCTTTGATAATCTTTCTCGTTCATGTTAACCTGTTTCCAATTACGGCCAATACATAGAAAAGGAGGCATTTTAAAGAATAACAGAAAGATATGAATCAATGACAAGaaaaacacatatcataatactCGAAATCTTGTACATACAATAAAGTGTATTCCCATGCACTAAGGTGGCAATGCAGGAGTAATAAATAATGTAACAACTAGAGATATGTAACCACGTAGCAAAATATTTTGTCATGGATTTCAAAAGATTAATCCGTCACATGGATTTCATCAGCCTAAAATAGTTTATATTTTTTGTAAAGAGATTTAGAAAGAACAAAAGAAACAAGCATGTTCAGTACCATCCTCACTGAATAAAATTTCATGTCCATGGAAGAAAAAATGTTGAGATTCCATTTTAGGTTAAGCACAGATTATTCAAGACAAGACATTTGGGACTGAATTGTGCACTGTTAGCTACAAAACATGGTCAGATATTCCTAATCTTGCCCCAAAAATATATCTCTTGTCTCATATAAGAATGTGTTCTTTCAACTCCTGCATCCAGTTAAATGAAAAAAGTTACAGACAACATAAAATTTTGGTAATTTTAAGGTAGAAATATCTTACAAAGATGACTAAAGGGATAAAAAGTTATAGATTTTATTATTTCCCATGGGATCCTTGTAATAAGTTATATGTCAAAATGACACGAGTCCCTTAAGAAACACACGGCGGCTGTTGATTTCCTCGAAGACCACCTATCAGTTGAAGACATGTCTCTTTAAGGAAACTTTGGTGAAAGGGATGAATGGAAATAAAATCgccataaataaataaaacaaaaacacaATACTAGCAGGCTTGgaaaaataaaaacacaaaattAGCAGGTCTCGAAAAATAAATAGCTATTACTTACTAAAAACAAAGACCAATCACATGCCTCTTCCAAATTTTTTCTCAGTTGGTACAGGGTATGATTTACTAACCAAGTAAACAACAGGTTTGGCACTGAGCAATTGAAAAGTATTCAAGATCTCAATATCAGCAGCTTTCCACTCCACCAGGCGAGCATCTTTTCCCTCCTCCAGCGAAGCTTTGACCTGTGAATCCGTGAGTTATCAAGATTTAATCTGATATTTCTAAATGACAATAATAATTTCAAGTACAGTCCACCTAAATATTGCTCATATTTTTGTTTCAACTGCTAATGCAAATATGCATCATAAAGCATATATTTTTTAGACTTTTATTCCAGGGGACGAATTGACAGCTCACGATGCAATAAGCCATTCAACTACCGGGAGAAGAGACTAAAAGGCAAAAAGGGCATGCTGGATTCTATATACGGATAGATAGATAGATCGGTAGATTCACACCTGATATTTCTATAGACGAAATAAATCACAAGCACTAAAAGTAACTAAATTGACAGGTATAACAACATCCTTGATTTCCTAAAAACACAGTCAAGCAGAGGCTTCCGACCCAAAAAAAACTGAAATAGCATACAAACCCGTAGACACAATTCATGCTCAATTTTCAGTTGCTTGTCGTTGCTCCTCTTCATGCTCTTTTCAAGATCCTCGATCCTCCTCTCCATGAACTCAAGATCCTGGGGTCATGCATAACATTTCAAAGTTTAGATATTCAGAAAACCGAAAAATCCCTGATAGCACTAAAGTCACAGCTACATGAAGAAGCTTGAAACCATTTCAGTTGCCTTTCAAAGTTCAATACCAGTAAACAAAATCAAGAGACAAGGAAAAGTCATCTTAATGCAAAAAAATTATCTAACTTACCTTGAGCCGCAATTCTGAGCTTATGACCTCCAGGTCTCTGACAGGATCGACAGAGTCATCTACATGAATGATGTCAGGATCTTCAAATGCGCCTGCAATACCCCATCATTGTAAGAGGTGTCTAGATCCGATTGGTTGCATTATTAAATTCCATAACAACTGAGggtttaagcttaataaaaacAAATTCCACGGTTAAATCACCTGTCACCACTTACGTAAGACATGAAAAATGCCATCAACTGCgcggatatgagacaagaaaTTGTTCCCCAGTCCTTGTCCTTCATGAGCACCACGAACAAGTCCAGCAATATCGTGGATTTCTAAAAAAGCAGATACCTGAACGGTAAAAATAATTGACTTAGATGTCGGAAATGCTTCGTCAAGTCAAAAAAGGAATGGAATTTAGTGGCAACCACTTGAGGAATATATGCATCTCGTGTATAGGCTTAAAAAATCACAACACACGTCATGATCTATTATGTACAGCCAAAAAATCTCAGTTCAGGGTCACGACCTCACTCTTCGGCTTGTACAGTTGCAAGAGCCAATCAAATCTTTCATCGGGTACATTAACACGAGCCTCGTTGGGCTCGATAGTACAGAAGGGGAAATTTTCGGCGGGGATAGATAACTTCGTAAGAGTGTTGAAAAGTGTTGATTTCCCCACATTAGGCAACCCAACCTGAAAAAAGCTTAACCCTTCAAAATTGTGCGAAGATATAGATGCATAGAAATAAATTCAATTCGCACGCAGAAATACAGGTAAAACAGAACATATGTCATTTATCCGAACAGCGACATCTAAAAACATTACTTACAATTCCAATTTTAAGATGAGACGAGAAGCGCCCAAGGATGGGTCTCTCCACTGGAGCTTCCTTCGACTTCGCAGCTTTGGGAGGCATGTTCTGTTCTTACGACGGAAATCAATGGAGAAACAACTGTGCAAGTGTAAGAACAGGAGGAAGCCAACTGCCAAGTATTTCTAAGTTCTAGGGCTTTATAAGAAGCGCAGTAGTCCTCCGTTGTCACCACTGCCAGACCCGAAAAGGAAACTTGACTTAGCACGGATAACCCGCTTGTCCGTTATAGAATGAGTGGATGGACTCGCTCGCTGAATTATTTGGGCCTACACATGGATCTCATTATTTTATGGGCTTTCCCGTCCTATGTCTGGGCCTTATCAGGCTCTCACTGTTGTTCTTCTTCCATATTAATATggtataataaattaataataaattgagaAATTGATGTATAAATTATTGAAAATAGCTTTATAACATGTTGACGATTGATATAAAGTTGGTCTTATATTGTCAGTTTTGTAACTTCATTTCTTGTACTTATGGCGacatagggatgtaaatgaatcGAACTGTTCGCAGTTTTTCGGATCTCGActcgttaaaaagctcgttcggactcgttcgttaagcttatcgagccgagcccgagccttattttgggctcgacaattttgttgagagcttgagattaatgatgttcggctcgttagctcgtgaacatgttcgataataggttcgtgagctcaaaattgaaCTCGGCTCAtttagctggctcgtgagctcgagttcgagctcgcctcgtttaagtggttcacgagatcgggctcgagctcggctcgtttaggtagatcgtgagctcgaatttgagataattaatgagttataatattaaaataattatgtatgataaataataataaattaaaaattaaaaattatattaaaaatgtaTTGTAATAAGGGTAGTATTGAATTGGAGATGAACGTAGATTTGAAACCGCTTCTGCATAACTTTGTGGTTTGGAGTTGGATTCGGAGCAGAAACGAGCTCGCTTAACGAGCTTGTTTAACGAGCCGAACCCGAGCCAGGCTCTTTAAACAAGATAAACGAGCCATtgacgagccgagctcgagtttCATAACTTCCGAAGGAGCCGATCCCGAGCTTCAAACCAAAGGCTCGTAACGAGCCCGAGCCGAGAAAATAGtctaacgagccgagctcgagcctgatactgttcggctcggctcggctcggctcgactcggctcatttacattcCTATGGCGACGAGATgatgttgaaatattttttttcaaatgaataaaaaaaatttataaaattgtaCGTAATTGtaacaaattaaaaatacaagtaattaaaattttataagttAGACCAAATTAAAAAATACATGAAATAACAAGAAATTCACAAAATAAATAtacaaactaaataaattattaattgaaTCTTTTACAAATAATTTGTTATCGCATCTTCATATAACACTGACGTTAAATGTCCCCGTGATTCGATTTTCTTGATTCATATTCATTCTTTCTGAGTGCTCTTTTGCTTGAGCAATCATCTcatcttcttttctttttttttttccttcatgTATTGTATTGGACATTTCTATCACGTATATGTATTTAGATTCTTCTCCTCTCATAAcaatttctttctttttaaTGGTTTTGCTCATTTTTTGCACGTCGTCTCCTTCATCGATGGTGTTTTTATCGGAAAGTGTGAAGAAAGTAGACGAAAATGATTCACCATCAATATTCTTCAGTTTCTTGGTAGTATTCATCGAAACTCTTtgaatttttcgtccaaaaactaaaatcaatttcatagcataatttataataataaaaaaaatctctataaaattacaacaaaataaaaaattcatcttaatttaataataaaaatctatTTTAGTCTGAAATATATGAGATGTCGAACAAAATACTACTCTTTTAGAAAtgcaaaatataaattataacatCCTGCGATTTTTTGTCTGAAACTTTTAAACAAGGTTTTTAGAAATAAAACTATTTCATTGGTTACTAATTAATTTGGAATTACTTTATAGATAATGGACGGTTTGGTATTGATGGGGAGCAGACAAATAAAAAAGAGCAATTTTTCCAAATACCGAGCCCAGAGAGCGATATAGTGTTCGATTGTTCTTTCATGGGGTCCGAGTTTGATGATCGCCCCCGTGAAGAAGGGGTAATCTTGGGCGTGGATGGCGGCACCACTTCCACCGTCTGCGTTTGCCTGCCTTTTCTCCCCGCTTCCGATATCGGCCGTTTGCCCGATCCTTTCCCAATCCTGGGCCGTGCTGCTGGGGGTTGCTCCAATTACAACAGCGTTGGAGGTAATTGGGTTTATGATATCCTTTGGACATTCTTAACAGAGAAGATTCACTGTCCTATCGGTTTATCGACGATTGGTCTGCTCAGTCAGTTCCCCGTGTTTCTATTTTTATATAATCGTTCTTCTTTGTTGACATTTATCTTCCAATTTTTCATATGTCAAACAGCGAGGTTTACATTTACACCTGTTTTGCAGCCTTTGTGATAaaaatccttttttttttacatgcTAGACATCAAAATGTCGCAATTTGACTGTATTCGTTATACCTAAGTCATAACAATCATGGTTATCCGGCACGGTTGCGGAGGCTGTCGTTCCAGATCAATTCAGGGTCATCTCTTATCCTGCTgcggtttttcttgaaaaaataaaaaagttgaGAAATGTGGAAAAAATTTATGGGAAAACTTTATATCTTCGTCATTCAAAAAAACTAGACAAGGTTTAAGAAATCTTGACACGGAAAAAAAAAGTTCCATGATGTGCGATACTGTCACGTGACGCCGAGAAATAGGCCTGATATGttcataaaattttcattttaggCCATCGCGACGTAAAACCTGAAATTTTGACCTGGTACACACCATTGCAGTTCCGAAAATGCCTTTCTGGGCATTCCAGCAAAAACCATGCAGTAAACATAAAACGCAAAAATGAGAAAATGGTGGTGTTTGATGATGCCAGCattcattttttaattttttttaaaaattttatggtACACGAAACAAATCGATCGAGCCAgggcataaaatcatcagaacctTTTACCATGAAGCCAGAAAAAGGTTATGTTAatctatcattttttttatgaatataaacagtatttgaaatttatattgTTTAGTTCTTTAATTACGGAAGAGGAAAGATGTCTGGTTTTTTTAATTGTTGAGTTATGTTCATGTATTGTTTAGTGAACTGTCTCATCTATTATGAATTGGGTTTTGTAGAAAATGCTGCCAGAGAAACACTTGAACAAGTAATAGCAGAAGCTCTAACCAGTGCAGGCACAAGCCATTCACTTGTACGTGCTGTTTGCTTGGGAATTTCTGGCGTGAACCATCCGTTGGATCAGGAAAGGATATTCAGTTGGATGAGGTACTGTACTGCTGTGTAGATTTTGGAATATTCAGTATATGAAGTGTAGTCGTCTTGCAAATATCTTTCATCTCATTTCCTTTGGCTGCTCAAACATTAATGTCCTGCATCTTTACATATCTAATGGTTCTAAATGTGGAGTTGAATACTGGTATATAAAAAAAGAAGATAGAGAAATTCTCATGACCATTTCAGATTCTAGATACTGAACTATATTTAATCAAATCAAGCGGTTTGAAAATCCAGAGACTAAAGGTTAAAAAatcagcatgtcccaaaaaattGAACTTTTATCTAATATTTATCTCGTCAAAGAGTAAAAGGCAAAAAGACCATTTACCCAAAGTTTCAAAATCCAAATGGTGGCTAAATTTAATTGGTTGATCTATTTGGGAAATCTGGTGCTAGGAGCGAAATGGTTTTGAGTCAAAATGCCTCAGCAAGTCTATACTATTAAAGTGTTTCCCATACATCCTTCGCTTTGCACCTAAGGGAACATGCGGCTTGATAAGGATACGATTTTATAGTCCGAATAAGGTTATGTAATATGTATCATACAgcttctgattttgatatttaGCCCGCAACCTTTAAAATTGCTCATCAATTGTTTCAGGCCTATATTCTCACCTAATGTAAAGATATACGTTCAGAATGATGCAGTAGCGGCCCTTGCAAGTGGGACGATGGGGAAACTTCATGGCTGTGTACTGATTGCTGGAACTGGATGCATTGCTTATGGGTTTACTGAGGATGGAAGAGATGCTCGTGCTGCTGGTGCAGGACCTGTATTAGGTGATTGGGGCAGGTAAAATCAACAATAATTAGTAACTGAAACTCTGAAATTAGATACGTGTCTCTTGGAGAAACATTGTGGTAGTTAAATGAACAAAGTACGCACCTTTATTATATTATACATCTATTAAATGAAGTATGTTTTAATATAATTCTCTCTTCTTCTAGGGTCAGAAAAGTTGAATTCATATGAATATGATTTTTCGGCATTCTTTTCCCCAATAAAGATATAATTTATAAGTTTTTTGTAGCTCACTTCCTTCCTGGTCAGTTTTCTGATTCTTAAATGTGTCTTTAAGAACTCAACGCTTGAGGTAAAAAAGATGTgcagtatttatatgcatgttgtaGTTGTCAgagcataaaaaattaattgtgGAGTAAGAGTTTTATGATGTCCATGCACATTCATGTTGCGATTGTTGTT
Encoded here:
- the LOC140836689 gene encoding uncharacterized protein isoform X2 translates to MGSEFDDRPREEGVILGVDGGTTSTVCVCLPFLPASDIGRLPDPFPILGRAAGGCSNYNSVGENAARETLEQVIAEALTSAGTSHSLVRAVCLGISGVNHPLDQERIFSWMRPIFSPNVKIYVQNDAVAALASGTMGKLHGCVLIAGTGCIAYGFTEDGRDARAAGAGPVLGDWGSGYGIAAKGLTAVVKAHDGRGPATMLTNYILQSLCLSSPDEIIGWTYADSSWARIAALVPVVVSCAEAGDQVAEEILSYAVQELVLSVKAVVQRLQLAGKGLLFPQTTLRASCTDLTHFHSQT
- the LOC140836688 gene encoding obg-like ATPase 1; amino-acid sequence: MPPKAAKSKEAPVERPILGRFSSHLKIGIVGLPNVGKSTLFNTLTKLSIPAENFPFCTIEPNEARVNVPDERFDWLLQLYKPKSEVSAFLEIHDIAGLVRGAHEGQGLGNNFLSHIRAVDGIFHVLRAFEDPDIIHVDDSVDPVRDLEVISSELRLKDLEFMERRIEDLEKSMKRSNDKQLKIEHELCLRVKASLEEGKDARLVEWKAADIEILNTFQLLSAKPVVYLVNMNEKDYQRKKNKFLPKIHAWVQEHGGETILPVSCALEKNLVDMSPDEAAKYCEENKVQSALTKIIKTGFSAINLIYFFTAGPDEVKCWQVRRQTKAPQAAGTIHTDFEKGFICAEVMKFEDLKELGSEAAVKAAGKYRQEGKTYVVLDGDIIFFKFNVSGGGKK
- the LOC140836689 gene encoding uncharacterized protein isoform X1 yields the protein MGSEFDDRPREEGVILGVDGGTTSTVCVCLPFLPASDIGRLPDPFPILGRAAGGCSNYNSVGENAARETLEQVIAEALTSAGTSHSLVRAVCLGISGVNHPLDQERIFSWMRPIFSPNVKIYVQNDAVAALASGTMGKLHGCVLIAGTGCIAYGFTEDGRDARAAGAGPVLGDWGSGYGIAAKGLTAVVKAHDGRGPATMLTNYILQSLCLSSPDEIIGWTYADSSWARIAALVPVVVSCAEAGDQVAEEILSYAVQELVLSVKAVVQRLQLAGKDGKGSFPFVIVGGVLEAKKTWDLGREVTNSIVAAYPGACPIRPKVEPAVGAALFAWNSVTVETNSTGHR